The proteins below are encoded in one region of Engraulis encrasicolus isolate BLACKSEA-1 chromosome 1, IST_EnEncr_1.0, whole genome shotgun sequence:
- the nol11 gene encoding nucleolar protein 11-like: MAALFEGSTLCALGVAQNSTESGIQGIELHGDDDHVIVTNSFRSVTVYKVSDQKPLGNWTVKQGQRITCPAVYNNKTREYVTVTDSKVIRIWKDDDINIDKTFKATVSSDVWRVHSTPCHLLQEPVVLFQTGAVRLLDALLAEPQQEVEATLPEDEAIRWSTLLASGKQQWILYVTEQKGEYFLRVQNLVDSSRVAYRLETTDLSPLSFAASLSRGNIHMLCLYPDGCVYVSMVPMRLPAVAGGEGDVLALPRTLLLRLPLAEGGELGSASAVALDTAHVAVVGVPHPSAGAGKDYLCIWNTNFQTLQAGKEMAGKIYGQLWCYSGKLYVPHGKALSVIPFECQTSSLAAALGKLKQSGASEPTPPLPLPSWGTNVSSSVMDTRRNKLTRKSQGGSTISVDQLIEQIKTAPEEEVLKGVASFLSKSELPCLQLCVGSLARALVTRCLAEPAFYPHKALVQLVHTQCLCHSGCPELLPLALEKRDFALCQFCLQVFPDIPEAVTCACLKAFLGSPDADLEASALEMDSVAFVDGLSAATGNAEEEKDDEETQHNGFSNVTVTYAPPEDGSGDAQPPRRTEEAGGAMEMDTATANQVEKKQDGEEETQQNGEAQPQHQRKPKLTISLNITRPIGLHRAVLLNEILQTPYSDTFLLPHLKDLTPPQVILFLQYLQFLYIKYYQEINTQVPALRSPTMAQIMDWVCLLLDAHFTVLVMAPEAQELLAGLHGFVRAQMKLFTDLGKIEGSLQALKKAKQSQDNSGQYSIEVIELF, translated from the exons ATGGCAGCGCTCTTCGAGGGGTCCACGCTGTGCGCTCTTGGAGTTGCACAAAATAGCACAGAATCTGGAATACAAGGGATCGAGTTGCATGGAGATGATGATCATGTTATTGTTACAAACTCGTTTAGGTCTGTCACAGTATACAAG GTGTCGGATCAAAAACCTCTCGGTAACTGGACAGTGAAACAGGGCCAAAGAATAACTTGCCCTGCGGTTTATAACAACAAAACACGAGAGTATGTGACCGTAACAGACTCTAAG GTCATTCGAATCTGGAAAGACGATGACATCAACATCGACAAGACCTTTAAAGCCACA GTGTCTTCGGATGTGTGGAGGGTCCACTCCACCCCATGCCACCTCCTCCAGGAGCCCGTGGTCCTCTTCCAGACGGGAGCTGTGCGCCTCCTGGACGCTCTCTTGGCCGAGCCACAGCAGGAGGTGGAGGCGACCCTCCCAGAGGACGAAGCCATcag GTGGAGCACCCTCCTCGCATCAGGGAAACAGCAATGGATTCTCTACGTCACAGAACAG AAAGGGGAGTACTTCCTGCGTGTCCAAAACCTTGTAGACTCGAGCAGAGTGGCGTACCGTCTGGAGACGACGGACCTCTCCCCACTCAGCTTTGCAGCCTCACTTAGCAGAGGAAACATCCACATGCTCTGTCTGT ATCCggatggctgtgtgtatgtgagcatggtGCCCATGCGTCTGCCAGCGGTGGCGGGGGGCGAGGGTGATGTGTTGGCCCTGCCCAGGACGCTGCTCCTCAGGCTGCCATTGGCCGAGGGGGGTGAGCTGGGCTCGGCCTCCGCTGTGGCGCTGGACACGGCACATGTGGCGGTGGTGGGGGTACCACACCCCTCTGCCGGAGCAGGGAAAG ATTATTTATGCATATGGAATACAAACTTCCAGACATTGCAAGCTGGGAAGGAGATGGCCGGGAAAATATATGGACAG ttgtggtgTTACAGTGGGAAGCTGTATGTCCCCCATGGGAAGGCGTTGTCTGTCATCCCCTTCGAGTGTCAGACCTCATCACTGGCCGCAGCTCTGGGGAAACTGAAACAGTCCGGAGCCTCTG AACCGACCCCTCCTCTCCCACTACCGTCATGGGGGACCAATGTGTCATCTagtgtgatggacacacggaggAAT AAACTGACTCGCAAAAGCCAAGGAGGCTCAACAATCTCTGTTGACCAGTTAATTGAACAGATCAAG ACCGCCCCAGAGGAGGAGGTCCTGAAGGGCGTGGCCTCGTTCCTGTCCAAGTCTGAGCTGCCGTGTCTGCAGCTGTGTGTGGGCAGCCTGGCACGCGCACTGGTGACCCGCTGCCTGGCAGAGCCCGCCTTCTACCCACACAAGGCCCTGGTGCAGCTCGTACACACGCAGTGCCTCTGCCACAG TGGTTGTCCTGAGCTACTGCCCCTGGCGCTGGAGAAGAGGGACTTTGCCCTGTGCCAGTTCTGTCTCCAGGTCTTCCCTGACATTCCCGAGGCCGTCACCTGCGCCTGCCTCAAAGCTTTCCTCGG CTCACCTGACGCTGACCTGGAGGCGTCCGCTCTGGAGATGGACAGCGTGGCGTTTGTGGATGGACTGAGTGCCGCCACGGGCAacgcggaggaggagaaggacgacGAGGAGACGCAGCACAACGGCTTCTCCAACGTGACCGTGACGTACGCACCGCCAGAGGACGGCAGTGGTGACGCTCAACCCCCTCGCAGAACAGAGGAGGCGGGAGGAGCCATGGAGATGGACACCGCAACAGCCAATCAGGTGGAGAAGAAGCAGGACGGGGAGGAGGAGACTCAACAGAACGGCGAGGCTCAACCCCAGCACCAGCGCAAACCCAAACTGACAATCAGCCTGAACATCACGCGGCCCATCGGGCTACACCGAGCTGTCTTGCT AAATGAAATCCTCCAGACGCCGTACAGCGACACTTTCCTGCTGCCCCATCTCAAGGACCTCACACCGCCACAGGTTATC CTCTTCCTCCAGTACCTGCAGTTCTTATACATTAAATACTACCAAGAAATCAACACACAGGTTCCAGCGCTGAGGTCACCAACAATGGCACAG ATCATGGACTGGGTATGCCTGCTATTGGACGCTCACTTCACCGTGCTGGTCATGGCTCCGGAAGCACAGGAGCTGCTGGCCGGCCTTCATGGCTTTGTGAGGGCACAG ATGAAGCTCTTCACAGATCTGGGGAAAATCGAAGGCAGCCTTCAGGCCTTGAAGAAAGCCAAACAGTCACAGGACAATAGCGGTCAATATTCGATTGAAGTGATTGAGTTGTTTTAA